One part of the Melitaea cinxia chromosome 8, ilMelCinx1.1, whole genome shotgun sequence genome encodes these proteins:
- the LOC123655825 gene encoding uncharacterized protein LOC123655825, whose product MAIGTAYRPPWLSVQVFINALSDTISSLSWYDHVILLGDFNINCLNSLDNSFLVLRDFLSNFGLRQHVAEPTHFTSTSDTLLDLICTDANVVRVWVDHTPSLSDHALVACELNIPKLKSRPKSVYFRPIKDIDPVQFNALMSSIDWNALSMGNVNEIANNLTYNLLEVFDYLAPKKLVFIKHKSYPWITHNIRLMIKRRNEAYRKARSTKHPAKVAYYNELKSIVGRAIQIEKDTYFKTYVSSNVRNPRTMWKHIKENVNFKRTNDTLPTSLCDPDRMNRDVTQAIRELRSNAIGIDDISLDMLTLWFDYISGTLATLINKSISSSIFPSMWRDAVVRPIPKISSPLEFKDLRPISILPCTSKILEKVICRQLVDYLERNDILPKLQSGFRRHHSTATALVSVLDDVIHAQDDGKVTIMVLLDFSRAFDAINIGLLLAKLRFYGLEEAVVSWFASYLQDRHQIVEIRNERENVIWSQRSPLVRGVPQGSILGPILFSIYSGDVIKSIRNCRYHIYADDIQIYLSFKPHELEKSLELINSDLERIFDWSKSNALVLNPNKTKYIVLGTRHQVQLVKSKAPSLEINGSRIEGVCEVRNLGLLLDENMRFESHVSNIVRTCFYRLKVLYRIRDSLDEKLRIALCETLVLSKFNYIDVVIGPRLLERTKKSIQRVQNACARYCFYIPRRDHVTSYLNQASILKMKNRRRLHLATMLFGVIKHGVPTYLVDKLEWRRNVNTAHCTRSSQYALSLPMHRTAAFRGSFKYAATKCWNNLPPPLHFLSVALPSNDGGLRQAAGCPCSGSPCCRRRSNATIVTLCVCI is encoded by the exons ATGGCGATCGGTACTGCATACCGGCCGCCCTGGCTCAGCGTTCAGGTATTCATAAATGCGTTGAGTGATACAATCAGCTCGCTCTCATGGTACGACCATGTCATCCTATTGGgtgatttcaatataaattgtcTCAACTCTCTAGATAACAGTTTTTTAGTGCTTAGAGATTTTTTATCTAACTTTGGCCTTCGTCAGCATGTTGCTGAGCCAACACATTTTACTTCAACCAGTGACACCTTGCTCGATCTCATTTGCACCGACGCAAATGTGGTCCGAGTCTGGGTTGATCACACACCTTCACTAAGCGATCATGCGCTGGTTGCATGTGAGCTAAATATTCCGAAACTTAAAAGTCGACCTAAATCTGTATATTTTAGACCTATCAAAGATATAGATCCAGTTCAGTTCAATGCTCTAATGTCATCTATTGATTGGAACGCTTTGAGTATGGGGAATGTCAATGAAATAGCAAATAAccttacatataatttattagaaGTTTTTGATTACCTCGCACCGAAAAAACTAGtctttataaaacataaaagttaCCCATGGATCACACATAATATTCGTCTTATGATAAAACGTCGTAATGAAGCCTATCGCAAAGCCCGCTCAACTAAGCATCCCGCCAAGGTGGCGTACTACAATGAACTTAAGTCGATTGTTGGTCGTGCCATCCAAATTGAAAAAGacacatattttaaaacatatgttAGCTCAAATGTACGAAACCCTAGAACTATGTGGAAACACATTAAAGAAAACGTTAATTTCAAACGAACCAATGATACACTGCCCACTAGTTTGTGTGATCCGGATAGGATGAATAG AGATGTAACTCAAGCTATACGAGAACTAAGATCTAATGCAATTGGTATTGATGACATCTCGCTAGATATGTTGACTCTATGGTTCGATTATATATCGGGTACACTAGCAACACTTATAAACAAGAGTATATCGTCCTCCATCTTTCCGAGTATGTGGCGTGATGCTGTGGTGCGTCCTATACCAAAAATTTCTAGCCCTTTAGAGTTTAAAGATTTAAGGCCTATAAGTATCTTACCATGTACCTCTAAGATACTAGAAAAGGTTATCTGTAGGCAATTAGTGGACTATCTAGAGCGTAACGACATATTGCCCAAACTGCAATCGGGATTCAGGAGGCACCACAGTACCGCTACGGCTCTTGTGAGTGTGCTTGATGATGTAATTCACGCCCAAGATGATGGAAAGGTAACCATAATGGTATTACTCGATTTTTCTCGCGCCTTTGATGCCATTAATATAGGCTTGCTTCTAGCAAAACTACGATTTTATGGACTGGAGGAGGCCGTTGTCTCATGGTTCGCAAGCTATTTACAAGATAGACATCAAATCGTAGAAATTAGAAATGAGAGGGAGAATGTGATTTGGTCGCAGCGCAGCCCCCTTGTTAGAGGAGTTCCTCAGGGATCTATACTTGGACCCATATTGTTCAGCATATATTCGGGAGACGTAATTAAATCTATACGAAACTGTAGGTATCACATATATGCTGACGATATACAAATCTACCTATCGTTCAAGCCACATGAGTTGGAAAAATCATTGGAATTAATTAACAGTGACCTAGAACGCATTTTTGACTGGTCGAAATCCAATGCGCTGGTTTTGAacccaaataaaacaaaatacatagtCCTTGGCACCCGTCACCAAGTGCAGTTAGTGAAGAGCAAAGCCCCTTCTCTCGAAATAAACGGTAGCAGGATTGAGGGTGTATGTGAAGTACGGAACCTTGGACTATTGTTGGACGAGAATATGCGATTCGAATCGCACGTGTCTAATATAGTACGAACTTGTTTTTATAGGCTTAAAGTTTTATATCGCATCAGGGATTCTCTTGATGAAAAGTTGCGCATAGCACTATGTGAGACACTAGTACTCTCTAAGTTTAACTACATAGATGTTGTTATAGGGCCACGACTACTAGAGAGAACAAAAAAGTCCATACAAAGGGTTCAAAACGCCTGTGCACGCTACTGCTTCTACATACCGCGGCGAGATCATGTCACTTCTTACCTGAATCAGGCGTCAATTTTGAAAATGAAGAACCGTAGGCGATTACACTTAGCCACAATGTTATTTGGAGTCATTAAGCATGGCGTACCTACGTATCTGGTTGACAAACTTGAGTGGAGACGCAACGTTAACACCGCGCACTGCACAAGGTCATCTCAGTATGCCCTGAGCTTGCCCATGCACCGTACAGCCGCTTTTCGCGGTAGCTTTAAATATGCTGCAACTAAGTGTTGGAATAACTTGCCACCACCGCTAC